One Persicobacter psychrovividus DNA window includes the following coding sequences:
- a CDS encoding asparaginase — MTPKYRITRLNTAAPYEPKAKILIVYTGGTLGMVKDRTGSLISVGFHEIIERLPEINTLNLDLTVISFPTTIDSSNVKIENWQDVGYIIKENYHQYEAFVVLHGTDTMAYTAAALSFMLQGCNKPVIVTGAQLPIGARRTDARANVISALELASAHDGNHEPLVPEVAVYFDSKLFRGNRVQKIRSSQFDAFNSENYPALAVVGTEIEYNRSAVLPWIPQDTLRFQWKFDTNVAFLKIFPSMSDAYVDAILNIPNLKGVVMETYGSGNAPTVKWFLDRLENAIKKGITVVNVTQCLGGTVIHGRYATSSELEKIGVVSGYDMTSEAAMVKLMFLLGNQKSTDLVRKMLQVPLCGEMTII, encoded by the coding sequence ATGACACCCAAATATAGAATCACCAGACTGAATACTGCCGCTCCTTATGAGCCCAAAGCCAAAATCCTGATTGTTTATACAGGAGGGACGCTCGGCATGGTAAAGGATCGGACGGGATCATTGATTTCTGTGGGCTTTCATGAGATTATTGAAAGGCTTCCTGAAATCAATACCCTGAACCTTGACCTGACGGTCATCAGTTTCCCGACCACCATTGACAGCTCCAATGTTAAAATTGAGAACTGGCAGGATGTGGGGTACATCATCAAAGAAAATTATCATCAGTACGAGGCCTTCGTGGTTTTGCATGGTACCGATACCATGGCCTACACTGCCGCAGCCCTCAGCTTTATGTTGCAAGGCTGTAATAAGCCCGTTATCGTTACTGGGGCGCAGTTGCCGATTGGTGCCCGCCGTACCGATGCCCGGGCAAATGTGATTTCTGCCCTTGAACTGGCCTCTGCACACGACGGAAACCATGAGCCGCTGGTGCCAGAAGTGGCCGTCTATTTTGACTCCAAACTTTTCCGTGGAAACAGGGTGCAAAAGATTCGCTCCTCGCAATTCGATGCCTTCAATTCGGAGAATTATCCTGCACTGGCGGTTGTCGGGACGGAAATTGAGTACAACCGTTCGGCGGTATTGCCATGGATTCCACAGGATACTTTGCGCTTTCAGTGGAAGTTCGATACTAATGTGGCTTTTCTTAAAATATTCCCTTCTATGAGTGATGCCTATGTGGACGCCATCCTCAATATCCCCAATCTTAAAGGGGTCGTGATGGAAACCTACGGGTCAGGAAATGCACCGACGGTAAAATGGTTCCTCGATCGTCTTGAAAATGCGATTAAAAAAGGAATCACGGTAGTGAATGTTACCCAATGTCTCGGGGGGACGGTAATCCATGGCCGCTATGCGACCAGCTCCGAACTCGAAAAAATCGGGGTAGTGAGTGGATATGACATGACTTCCGAAGCCGCCATGGTAAAATTAATGTTTTTGTTAGGGAATCAGAAAAGCACTGATTTAGTGAGGAAAATGCTCCAAGTACCGCTTTGTGGCGAAATGACGATCATTTAA
- a CDS encoding MotA/TolQ/ExbB proton channel family protein codes for MKKLFALLMIAGMVTFGTTVKTYAQSDDAAAQTEEVAATTNENQVVEEAPAAAQDNGQVEEVAPQENTSFHQAVKQKFIEGGWEFMGIVLLCLIIGLAVAIERIITLNLATTNTKKLLAKVEAALQSGGVEAALEVTRDTRGPVASIFTQGLMRSSEGIEMVEKSVVAYGSVEMGRLEKGLVWISLFIALAPMLGFMGTVLGMIQAFDMIEAVGDISPTVVASGIKVALLTTVAGLIAAVILQLFYNYCVSKIDALVNDMEDASISLIDLLVKYRK; via the coding sequence ATGAAAAAGTTATTTGCTTTGTTGATGATCGCTGGTATGGTCACTTTCGGTACAACCGTAAAGACGTATGCACAGTCGGATGATGCTGCCGCTCAAACTGAGGAGGTTGCAGCTACTACTAATGAAAACCAAGTTGTTGAGGAAGCACCAGCTGCTGCTCAAGACAATGGACAGGTTGAAGAGGTTGCTCCACAAGAGAACACTTCGTTCCACCAAGCCGTAAAACAAAAATTCATCGAAGGTGGATGGGAGTTTATGGGTATCGTATTGTTGTGTTTGATCATCGGTTTGGCCGTTGCTATTGAGCGTATCATTACTTTGAACCTTGCGACTACTAACACTAAGAAGTTGTTGGCGAAAGTTGAAGCTGCGCTTCAATCAGGTGGTGTTGAAGCTGCTTTGGAAGTTACACGTGACACTCGTGGTCCTGTTGCTTCTATCTTTACACAAGGTTTGATGCGTTCTTCTGAAGGTATCGAAATGGTAGAGAAGTCTGTTGTGGCTTACGGTTCTGTAGAAATGGGTCGTTTGGAGAAGGGTCTTGTATGGATCTCTTTGTTTATTGCTTTGGCGCCAATGCTTGGTTTCATGGGTACGGTATTGGGTATGATCCAAGCCTTTGATATGATTGAGGCTGTTGGTGATATCTCTCCAACCGTTGTAGCTTCTGGTATTAAAGTAGCCTTGTTGACTACTGTTGCAGGTTTGATTGCTGCTGTTATCCTTCAATTGTTCTACAACTACTGTGTGTCTAAAATCGACGCTTTGGTTAATGATATGGAAGATGCTTCTATCTCATTGATTGACTTGTTGGTGAAATACAGAAAATAA
- a CDS encoding biopolymer transporter ExbD produces MARDRGTPEVNAGSMADIAFLLLIFFLVTTTIASDKGVSLRLPPKAPDTQQNEVRKNERNIFKVLVNSSDRVLVNNEPMTDLNELRPLVKEFVMNYGRDPKLSESPKDAVVSFKADRGTSYATYIEILDNLKGAYNEIYAANVGLTVEQYLKLDRKKPREKKMYEDSKIGRDGNKIPMSISIADPTKSGS; encoded by the coding sequence ATGGCAAGAGATAGAGGAACCCCAGAAGTAAATGCTGGATCTATGGCGGATATCGCGTTCTTGCTGTTGATCTTCTTCTTGGTAACGACCACGATTGCATCTGATAAAGGTGTTTCGCTACGTTTACCACCAAAAGCTCCTGATACACAGCAGAATGAGGTGAGGAAGAATGAACGAAACATCTTTAAGGTATTGGTGAACTCCTCCGACCGTGTGTTGGTGAATAATGAGCCAATGACTGACTTAAATGAATTACGCCCATTAGTGAAAGAGTTCGTCATGAACTATGGCCGTGATCCAAAATTGTCAGAGTCACCTAAAGATGCGGTTGTGTCATTTAAGGCAGACCGTGGTACAAGCTACGCTACTTACATTGAAATTTTGGATAACCTGAAAGGTGCTTACAACGAAATCTATGCGGCAAATGTCGGACTGACCGTTGAACAGTACTTAAAGCTTGATCGTAAGAAACCTCGTGAGAAAAAAATGTACGAGGATTCGAAGATTGGCCGCGATGGTAACAAGATTCCTATGAGTATTTCTATTGCTGACCCAACTAAATCAGGAAGTTAA